One Amblyomma americanum isolate KBUSLIRL-KWMA chromosome 8, ASM5285725v1, whole genome shotgun sequence DNA window includes the following coding sequences:
- the LOC144102033 gene encoding transmembrane protein 220-like, which yields MAAGNSLMEKVIHGRPGMLASSEAWFRLSNAVMALFFAMASCVQINDPDALLWIVAYALPCFACVSEALRPPWWSSRQLRMRLTGAAILLSCRLLLVSVLSWLRDVTCVGFNPVVCEPGRESGGSAISLAWLLLLRKGGEKVGWKRATLCAVLGLLPLATWTAFLLGDGVRYLCSQHIT from the exons ATGGCGGCAGGCAACAG CCTAATGGAAAAAGTGATTCACGGCCGCCCGGGGATGCTGGCCTCCAGTGAAGCCTGGTTCCGCCTCTCGAACGCTGTGATGGCGCTGTTCTTCGCAATGGCGTCGTGCGTCCAAATCAACGACCCCGACGCCCTTCTCTGGATT GTGGCGTACGCGCTGCCGTGCTTCGCCTGCGTCAGCGAAGCCTTGCGGCCTCCGTGGTGGTCGTCGCGGCAGCTGCGCATGCGTTTAACCGGCGCCGCCATTTTGCTCTCCTGCCGCCTCCTATTGGTCAGCGTATTGTCCTGGCTGCGTGACGTCACCTGCGTCGGGTTCAACCCCGTTGTCTGCGAGCCTGGCCGCGAGTCCGGCGGCTCGGCCATCTCCCTAGCGTGGCTGCTGCTACTGAGGAAAGGCGGGGAGAAAGTCGGATGGAAGCGAGCCACCCTGTGCGCTGTATTAGGCTTGCTGCCTCTGGCCACGTGGACTGCGTTTCTGTTGGGCGACGGCGTCAGATACCTCTGCAGTCAACATATAACTTGA